A DNA window from Mya arenaria isolate MELC-2E11 chromosome 17, ASM2691426v1 contains the following coding sequences:
- the LOC128224645 gene encoding uncharacterized protein LOC128224645, which yields MKLSFDSTKLLKLTATSSAGLFSGAALYINAADHPSRMTLDVVSCRQHWMQAYLRAKTFQGAFCAVGSLSGAAVFFLEPEAENRILWLLGSGIFILVFPWTLLVMGSDIKKNLKEDVIETAGETWVISHINKWNKQHMARTFFGMAAFKLFLLALAN from the exons ATGAAAT TATCATTCGATTCTACAAAACTACTAAAGCTGACTGCAACAAGTAGTGCAGGACTATTTTCCGGGGCAGCACTTTATATCAACGCCGCCGACCATCCTTCTCGAATGACGTTAGACGTCGTTAGTTGCAGACAGCACTGGATGCAGGCGTATTTGAGGGCAAAGACATTTCAG GGAGCGTTTTGTGCCGTCGGATCTTTGTCCGGTGCGGCAGTGTTTTTCTTAGAACCGGAAGCTGAGAACCGGATCTTATGGTTACTTGGTTCCGGTATATTTATCCTCGTGTTTCCATGGACATTGCTCGTCATGGGGTCAGACATCAAGAAAAATCTTAAGGAAGACGTCATTGAAACTGCTG gTGAGACGTGGGTTATTTCCCATATTAATAAATGGAACAAACAACATATGGCAAGAACCTTCTTCGGAATGGCAGCTTTCAAGTTATTTCTGTTGGCGTTGGCAAACTGA
- the LOC128223989 gene encoding uncharacterized protein LOC128223989 gives MASVQDVFNESNTTDTKPVKERNIEALINIAKLCHRPDRTYPEVVFLLGTPGVGKSAMVNTIVKALCGKYYSKAVTGKGHASTKTLTLQSFVQCGIKEYEMEPMEKDILKKGLSKLPTIIDAAGKGDVDSEDLKEILRVSFGGFVSPGTSIQFLEDLQTKHGIGSLEDLLECSDENKVTKVVFVISCKQSFPEKLVECLHSVLQEYDDRSGKLKYPVDVFIVITKYDLVKDQSLYEAYSKEDECITEECFEEFETKVANHFSIEGAKENNCIRWVSYVDGHGSDNPHIDNIALGFVEKMMQPRRGHDYGRPSKEAAANMPVVPMNKILKLKAKKKMAEMSREVDWKCGFICALVVVLLAVFYKLLTKGI, from the exons ATGGCTTCAGTACAAG aTGTGTTTAATGAGTCAAACACGACAGACACGAAACCTGTTAAGGAACGAAACATTGAAGCATTGATTAACATTGCTAAATTATGCCACAG GCCAGATCGCACCTATCCAGAAGTTGTGTTTCTTCTAGGAACACCTGGGGTAGGAAAGAGCGCAATGGTTAACACCATTGTGAAAGCCCTCTGTGGGAAGTATTATTCAAAGGCGGTGACGGGAAAAGGACATGCGTCAACCAAAACGCTTACTCTCCAAAG CTTTGTACAGTGTGGAATAAAGGAGTACGAAATGGAGCCGATGGAAAAAGATATACTTAAAAAAGGCCTGAGTAAACTGCCAACTATTATAGACGCTGCAGGGAAAGGAGATGTAGATTCGGAAGATTTAAAGGAGATTCTAAGGGTCTCCTTTGGAG GTTTTGTCTCCCCTGGAACCTCGATTCAATTTCTGGAAGACTTGCAGACAAAACACGGTATTGGCTCATTGGAAGACCTTTTGGAATGTTCTGACGAAAATAAAGTCACCAAAGTAGTTTTTGTGATTAGTTGCAAGCAATCCTTTCCAGAAAAGCTGGTGGAATGCCTTCACTCTGTTTTGCAAGAGTATGATGATCGGAGTGGGAAACTAAAAT ATCCCGTTGATGTCTTCATCGTGATCACAAAGTACGATTTGGTCAAAGACCAAAGCCTTTACGAAGCATACAGTAAAGAGGACGAATGTATTACCGAAGAATGCTTCGAGGAATTTGAAACAAAGGTTGCCAATCATTTCAGTATAGAAGGtgcaaaagaaaacaattgtatCCGTTGGGTCAGTTACGTGGATGGGCATGGCTCCGACAATCCACATATCGACAATATTGCGCTCGGGTTTGTTGAAAAGATGATGCAGCCAAGACGGGGTCACGACTACGGGAGACCATCTAAGGAAGCAGCTGCAAACATGCCTGTGGTTCCTATGAACAAGATCCTAAAACTCAAAGCAAAGAAAAAGATGGCAGAAATGTCAAGAGAAGTGGATTGGAAGTGTGGGTTTATCTGTGCTCTTGTCGTCGTCCTTCTGGCGGTGTTTTATAAGTTGCTTACAAAAGGGATATAG